gaagtttagtaggatcttttttttttggtacagagttagattttatacattatacaacattGTGGCCTAGTGGGTTatctaatttttgttttatgcgATTCAAAAACTGCtgaggtatatattttatacgatcaTACGAACATAAATGATGAAGTATGAAACATTAGccatacaaattaaaacctaCCAAACTACTATAGTTATACACGTAAACAGCTCATAaccttaacattttaatattaggtacctaattaaatataatcaaatatacatttatacggcTAAATAGTGCATATTACTTGCTATCccgaaaaaagtatattttacatgtagtAAAATTAGTTTGTCTCAAATTACAGctcttataataatcatatatacctttatataCCTTAACCTACTCGAATAACAACTGTACTTAAATCAACATTCATATgttatatagaattaaaaaaaactgaaaacataattataaaaattttgcaaagctaaaaaaaacgtgttttatacaaattaacacAGTTATAgagaatatttaatgttatatagttacattaatttttgtgattttgaataaaaagtttgaagtgttctaaaaattatacctgACGTCTAAcactgaatttttataaaaaaaaaaaatgtataacttgattttttttaattccaacatattttcaatcagaattacaaaatgtatgaaaaacataaatttttattaaataaatatttttttttcaatagttatattaatacaatttaatgtttaaatgatGGAATAGCAGACCATAACTCTTTTGGAGTATTCCAGGACTCAGCCTAGCCCACTAAAAACtcgattattaaattacaattataattagcatatttacaaataaaaaacctcTATAATAGAAAAACGTAGATTCACGcagttaataaactattaaggaacgtttttatttatttttaaaatcattaattgacTTTGAAAATTAGTATCAATGGATCTCTCTGTATTATCATGTACAATGTATTTCGATTGGTACTCACGCATTCATGTTGTGCCGTTGTTCGAAATATTCATATTCGGTATCTGGGTATGGTAAGTTGTCGTCCTCGCTCTTCGTGCATCGTCGGGCGCAAGCGTATCCGGCCAGGAATCCAGTCAGCAACGCGGCCAAACATGCGGCGAAAACGGCAGTCAGCACAGTTTCCATAGTGTAGCTGCCGTCCTGGCGTTCATCTACTCTTACATCGTCGTTATTTGCGCCTTTACAAgggacaaaaataaaaataagagatGAATAACGAGATAGTTTTGGGTTACTTgaaggaataatattataaaccctggactaatataatagtcagctaagtattattttttttaagaaaaacgtCTTCAGTTGaacattttatctatttagataaataaaaaaaaaaacatgtaaaaaagGAACGGCATTTACTTGCATAGCAGTTTATGGAATCCAGTCGGAACAACaacttacaatattgtaaaaaagaacaattctgttttaaatgtatgatcATTCTAATTTATGTCCCcataatttatgtactaaCGCTAATTTTAGGTAGAGCTCCGGAGTGCACATGAACTGAAATTCGTGTACACCTACGTAAGTGTTGTTTCAAAATTAGTCAGAAAATGTACACCACAATGtatgttgtttaataaaacagaAATGTGTACAAAAACCTATTTGACCTTTTtcgaaaattgtaatttttttcatgtatgccaacaatgtataaataaataaattgaatttcaatCACGAAGAAAGATTGGGTGATACAAAGCTTTTGGGACATATGGTATCTTTggtaaatctatatatatagtatatacattttaagataatatataaactatatatatatatatatacatatatacacataatactgTAAGTAATACTCACCAAACGGTGGAGCTTGGTCATCTTGTGACAGGTTTATCGTATCGCCCACGTCTTCGATTGATTTTCCAATAGCACCACTTTGGGCATTTGAAGCGAACCCGATGCTCGAATCTTTTCTACTGTTAGATGCTAAAAGAGTGgccgaaaaaaaattaattaattaatttaaaaaaaaaaaacaaaattttaccacacatacacaaaagatatacacatttataactaAAGCCTAAAGATACCTAGGTTGGTTtgaataatgtacctaatatatatatatatatatatatatatataatatacatgattataaaaatacaattttttaacgaTAATACTTATCTTGAAAagtatagatttaattaaaaagtaactgttgaaaaatattctagaaAATGTCCATACAAAACAAACTATACGATTTTCTATAACGACTATATACATGAATAATGaatgtacttattacttacaagttataactaatttactatattctTTCAatgcacattatatataatattgtatgcattaaaatcatctaaaatatattttgctttaaaatattaaatttaaaatgcgttgtaattaataaaaattaaataaaaaaaaatatcattaaggagtttttttttaaataattttttctgatAATAAGGGTTTATTGTGAAAATCATCTATCAGAGTATccaatacatacatactttttCAATCTACTGCATTGCAAAGCTTATAGTCAgaaataactataagtattattttacacaacaTACTTCATGATAGAAATGTTGAATGTCTAATACGAGAAATACTATGATTGACTTCTGAgagaattattatgtttaaaatttgaatttatcctaaaaattaacttattgcAATTCTTGCAAATTCTCTgtttctcaaaaataaatcataaattaaactgacattttttacattcatattatattcgttgttattttaactttacaccttaataatattattttacggtAATTGTTAAACGTAAGACACTCATTTACATTAAGAAGGTCCTATACcatcacatatatatataatatatatatacaggtttatcgttttgaaatatattaaatcgtgCTTACCCGAAGGGCATTCGTGGTGTAATCCGGTCTGAATGTTCTGAATGAATTCTGGCCATCGACTTGTAGGTACTTCACGCATCGAACGGCATTTCTTGTAGACTTTGTCAAATGCACAATACGGATCTTGAAGACCAATGCATTCACTGAGAACAACAGAATCGTAacgtcattactcattatacATTCAGTCGCTATGGATGTAGGGTTGTcatctggtttttttttattataattattatgcaatttaGTATGAGCAGCTTGATCACGATAATAATCGAGTATAAGAGGgtgatgtgtataatatagtggtaaggtattgttaaaaattcgaAGTATTgagataaattattgtgttttcacttttaaaaagcgtccgatatattattatatacatcattttatgttataaaatataataaattagtatgttTATTGGAATTTCGGAGAAATTAAAACTATCACAACTCGACAGCATAGtacaagatattaaaattttgtttacaattttatccTTTGTTTTCCTCCTTTGCGCAATTTTCGAAACTATTTaccaaagtaaataataaaattattactttattatttgtgtttgaaaAACAGTTTAGGAGAAAagtgttgaaattaaaataaaataaatatttaagaatgtatgtatatatacacaaacaaattattacgaACAAAACATAATCAAAACTTTGATTACCTAaccaacttttaaaataaaaaaaaataaacttcagCCGAGTAAAAGTTACGGTGAAGAAAATATGTTCTCAtaaggtacatattttatggcaACAAAGAAATGTTAAATCCATTTGACAAACACGCAGTTTTatgtaatcataattattcatattaattaaatttgaccttaacatgcattatattataacgattaataacaaatatttacccGCATGTGACTATTAGTGCATTTTGACATCTATCGAGAGGAAGAGATACCACTTGTCTATCGGTAATGACCAGCAGTCTTTTGTCTTCGAGTTTAATGTTTCGCACGGCGGTGGTAGTTCCGGGACCACCAAACTCGTATAACTCTTCGATGACCACCGGACTCACTTTTTCGTTAGTGTCCGCGCTAGCTGCGTTTATTGCTTTCAGTACTTTTCCGCTatctaaaaatcaaatgaaaGATTATAGATACCATCGATACAACATCTACACATTACAGCTATTTgaagaatatattatctaacttgaatgtaaaataatatgacaacaTTTTTGCAATGATCTTTAtacattgtgtatatatataaatacataagactatgtgtaaaatagtaaatcaaatattatggttattatattatactaaaaatggcGGTgacataattgataataatatacgtagtaAAACCGCCATTAGTCAGGAACTCGAAAATCAAGACGATTGAAAACTAAACGGATTAAACGACAATGTAAGCGGagcgtaatattatatctatattacatAATCGCTTTCAAGGCGTGAAACTAACACCCCAGTGCGTTTTACCACGTAataccatttatattaaaaacatacagtCGTGCGATATCAAATCGTTCGGGttgttaataatacctatatatatatatacctacatatatatacacacatatgttttacaaaatatactaaacagTTAGCAGAATAATAAAAGGGTGAGATTAGGGGTtaatccaaatttaaaaatatttaaatttgtttctgATAAACACGCGTTAATGAACAGAggattattatacacaaggtTCACAGTGTGTACACAGTACACACTGTAACTATACAAGCACAGTGATGTGTGTCgagtatgataaaatatgattcacaattaaacaatgttaaaattatgtagaCATAGTTATCGTCACCTAATTGAAAACAATGAGAGGAGTAATAAAGCTCACATGATATAATCCTGTTGGAAGTAAAAGCGTTACTGAAAGATATCAGTGAATACCACCCAAAGGGGTTTCTAAAAGTCTATTGATATAATCGGGGCTTTTGGTCGAAGCATTGTGGCAGAGTGCGTATAATGGTGAGCAGCAGGGTGTGTGTGACATTTGAAAGCTCATCCTATaacttttctaaaattaaaaaatcgtgTATTCTAATCAGCAAcagctaaatattattactttatacaatCCGTAACATATAACtcaaatcaaacattttaaattttgaaaggtGTATTGCAATTTGGAcgcagttttatatttaaatctttaatgtTACCTGTTCCGATAAAAAGGACGTCGTAAGTCTTTCCGTCAATAGCTTTCACTTGCGGGTCCACAGCAATCACCGTGAACCTATAACTGTGTGATTGGAAAACAGagagaaaaaatcaaaaataactattagacAATgtccttataaataatattataatataaaatacaaaaactacGGAATATAAGGGGGGGGGGTGATAACTCACTTGACGCTCGTGCGGACAATAATTGGCTGTTGGTAGAACGACCGTACAGCCTCGTCCATCAGCGAATGACTCTTTATGAAGTTCAACGTGAGGTCAGGAAGCGTCCGAGAATCGTTGGCACATTGGCCCGGTCTGGGGTCTGGCACCTTAGACCCAGGTACTGGTAACCAGTTGGCGTTCATGTAATTCTGTTCCTTGAACTCGCCCTCGAAAGAATCAAGCACGTCAGACAGCGAGAATGCACAAACCGCCGATCCAGTGATGCTGTTGACTGGTGTCGTGAACACACCATACATCATGAAATGCTGTTTGGTGCCATAGACGCCCTGCACCAAGTCAGTTGACGATTCTGcgagagaaaaaataaattacaaatgcaTGAAAAAGACATTACGCGTAACATTGCAGTtgagttgatttttttattatatggttaCTCCAACACAAATCGTAGATAatacgtaaattataaaaaaaaaaattgaacgagGTAAATAAAAGGTTATACCTACAtcgctataatatttttattgaaatattttaaattatataggtacctacattaattACTGTAATTTGATTAGTTAAAAGTGCAAGTGCTGCACATGGGCATTGGATTAATTGTTGGTTGTTGAAGGCACTTTGGAACTTCCTAGCCAACAATTGTGAGGTTCAAATTCAATACATAttgattcataatttattatgttaaaattttttataaattgacataaaatatatacttatgtcCAAGATAGTCAGCGAAATAAACATTCAAATTGAagattaattacatatatttaatttatatcaatatgaaAAAGGTAAATGTAATTTGTGGATCTATTCTTTatcaaaacacaatatatgaAGGttgaatattgtaaatataccactattaacgtataataatattcattaagtcattaaaaatgatataaataaggAAATTAATAAGAGTACGagctaaataaaactaaaaataacttaaacaaCTTCATTGAAGAcccattaataatacttttttcttccattcatttattttatacaataagcatacatataaattttttttcgaattaagGATTGTTATTAGTAGGTCTCTACTCTATTTATGTTTAAGACGACGAGGAGGGTTGTCAGGAAAAACgatgatataaataacaatcgtTAGTAAGtagaatattacttaaataaataatattgatatcaccgaaaatgttttaaaaacgatttacaTGTTTATACCCTGcattatactgtaatatatcctcaataaaaattagagtttcattatgtttgaaatagtttagaattattaacaattattgatttttaatgtatgtCAGGTATAGATTGGCGCACCCAGAAATTCCTGGCAATGAGAATACTTCCGAGAATTTTCTGATGGTACGGGAATGGCACTGTTTCAGGgaatacaaacaattaaatcttatatttattttgtataaattatttatttttctaataatatattccaactaatacatttaagtaaaaatatactattttactaattttatttcaatagagaaacattattcaaaataaatattggtcGGGACTCGGCAATCAATAAATGTGAatcgttttaatttgttataggtaggtaatttaactattattaatatgatgttaAAATTGGTAGATTAGATTTTCTATACAACGCATAAGCTGAGTATttggtacttaatatttataatataatatttaattttgttggcACACAGTAGCTGTACTAATGTTACAAATTAGATTGAGTaacctaaataattatcaattagcgataataattgattacaaAAATTGACTTGAGGGAACAGAAAACCAATTTGATCATAATTTGTTGTCAACAAGCcgggaaattaatttttggatAAATTGTGTCAGTTAATTAAGTAACCAATTTGTTTATTCTATAGTTTActaggttatatattttttttctactggctttttttttgtaaaagtgTGGTAAAAGACAAAATGTTAACGTCAATTATAGAAGTTTAATTCCGGGACAATTGGTCGTTCTTCAAAACTTAATCAAATCAATGAAACGGTATACTCAAAGCCGGAATAATCCAACCAAATCGTGAAGTATCGAAACTGTGACattacaatgataaataaaaagttatgtcTACTAatcagatatttaaattatttggttaatataaagtgttttaaataattcataatactaACCATTGCAGTCAATGACGATAAGAAAATCGAATCTTTCTAAttacatcaaatatatatatatgtattaaaataaaaaccatgctttaattaataaagtttgCAGCATATCAATAGTATGACGATAATTGTACACAATTATATCAAGCGAAGGCTTATGAATAGGTCTAATCCTATAAAGTGTATTTTCACATGTGAGTTTGGACACACTCGTCCGATTAAGTGGTTTTTGAGTGTCGTATATTTGAACACACTCGAGAgctaaagtaaaaaatgtttacattctACTTAATGTTGTATACgtacttataaatgtatattattataatatcgaattCGTATAAATATCTAGCTTCTCGTGGCTAGAATTTCGTATCGAgggtaatttaaaacaaaacacttatagactatagtaggtattaaaagaaatattatgtacttgtacgaaaatttcaaataaaggATTCCGGATTTCGAGATgttcaaaacattataatgttataacatgGAATAAGACAAGACAATAATgtcataattttgtattcaaatcCAAAACTATATACTgactaatactaataatattatgaattaagtggctcaagaatttcaaaataaaaacgtatacaagcgttcaaatattaaattaagtttgaaACGGACGACACTTAACCTGCTTAGTGAATCACCTTGTATTATTAGCATTTGTATagagttattattgtataataactgGAATCGGAAGGAAATGCAGACTGTTCGAGTATACTGTAGTAGCGAGCAGTGGCTGTAGTATATAGAAAGGGTCCATTTATgcgttcgatttttttttcgttatatattataataaacagagctttgtagtacaaaatatatagtgtGTACACGTGCGTCacgattacaatattattatgtaccgtAATGCGCCACATACAGTGGGTTCGGTGTACCATCCCCTATCTAGACTCAAGGGGAATACGAAATTGTATTACCGAAGAAAATCGAGCTTTGGCATACacgcacatacacacacaccacaGCGTATATTATCGAGCCACGGTGCAAAGGGCGATTCCAAGAAAACaagatgttattatattttccacgCAGAATTATCTATAACACTGTACGTGTAATATATCCTGGGTGCGGGCGAAAatgctattttaatataccaattgaacatttttagtaGTCCGGTCATTGACAAGTCATGCATGCGCCTGAATATTAATGaccatttacaattattatattcttacggAGAAACGGTAATTGGAAATCCTTTTGATCCCGTTCAATATCATTACGTACGCGCGCGCATATTACttaacagtaataaaaaaaattaatgcatttataaatatataattttgcacGTTACAACGAAAACCTAAAGAATCTGGAATAATGATGATACATTCGACAAATTAGGTTTTGAATGTGAGAATATTTAACCGTTGTTAAGcaacactaaaattattaaaatagctgATCCATCCTGACTGTTTAACAACATgatgaaataaacaatattttcgaaTTTTCAACAGCATTGAACTTTATTTTCAGGCACATACGAGAATAAATAGTCAGCTTTTTCCACTCTTGATTACAATGCGGcacgtattttgttttatgtaacaTCGCATTGCGGTTCATCGATcgaaacttaaattatttgaactcATCTGCTGTCAATACGAAATTGATgcatagaattttttttttagaatacatGCTCTCGGAGGCTGAGGAGGTATTTGGAAATATTCAGTGAAAAACTTCAATTTCCTCGCCGGCGGAGCATTCAAACACAATGTGTCTATGGCAACACTACGAGAATGTggggttattataatacctagtaTATATACTATCCAATACCAGCTATCaatatgtagaaaaaaaatattaagtcctACGCGAAATGTTTTCgattaaaatatctactaccctttataaaaataataataatataatattaaacaatgatattagataaataatgacacacgattaattatatatctgCCTAGAGAAATATAGTGACCACATGGAAAAACAcaggaaatattataaattagtagatatattgttctaaataataatacaaattaattttattatatttaccgattacaaataatattacgttataatatagtttttgtaatttcaaaaaatgcaaaaagcTTGTTTTTTGTCAAGaattaaaatgtcatatttCTTAACAGTACacagtatgtataaatatgattgtattttatatagttatattaaagttactttgataattaagtaatagtttaattaattttccacAGTCAGTTTGAAATTGTTTGTGttagtaattttaagtatttcttGTCTTCAGTTGtatgtaatactattaataaataaaataatcgcaGTAATTGAAATCAACAAACGAACAGAACTAAAATTGTAAGgtatgacaaaataatttaatttatagaatatatcaattgctcataaattaatataaatagcaGAAATGCGGTggacatgatattatacatactatatttcataataatagttggTATTACTAATACATTAGAAAGGTAATAGAAAATCATAGATGATTAAATCGATTCATTATTGGTGttgtattgtaatacatttaatgattgGGTGGTCAATAACTGAATTTCGAAGCAGGTATAATtccatataacaatataatacttgcGCTGGAAACAGCAGTAAGTACgtgttttgtgtttattttattgactcgATGCTGAATAATCTACACGAATGGTTGaaggtttatattaatacattcgTCATTGTACTTATGCTGTAGTTTTAACTGCCGTACATATATTTCAAGCGGAATAGTGCAAAGGGAGACACATAAAGCCCGCGCACGTGAGAGAAAGACAGTCAGAGTGAGAACAAAAGAAGTTCAGCAAGGCGAAAgtggttttataattaaaaccatGCGTAAGCGGGTAACCTTTAATGTGCTCGAATAATTTTTCCGCGGGTGGAAACCCCATATCTCTTTCTCTGTTTCTGCCTCCCtaagtattttattcgtttcatATATAATGGTAGTAGTGGACTTTTTTCCCCTTGGTGGTTTgaggaaaatgaaaaataataattagtttagggaaaaaaaaatagaccgTTTTCCTTTCTcaaggtttttatatttatttatttatttatttttgttttatttttggaatggTGTAGCAATGAACAAGAACACGATGTTCAAAAAGTTATTCTATGAAAACTTCAGTTTCAGTTCAATTACTTATTCGTCTGTTTTACTTTTCCGCTGGGCACACAAAACGTgactttttattcataataaaatcaccTCAAACGATTATTTCCTTTTATGTCCTTGGGGAATAAGCAGTacgataatatcaaatataaccGCATTGTttctacttttatttataatcaatttcgTCCACAAGACAAATTTCCTTTAAGACAAATATTACTTTACGATTATGCAGGGTGATTCACCAAGCATGCTCACTtccatttattcatttaataatgcgTTTATGTAGAGAAGAATGATGGGGTTAGAATGTTTGAATATCGCCCTACATATATATGCAAGTGAATAACTGAAATACTATCTACCAACGTATGCATTCAAGAGCATGTcaatcatacataataaaagtaaaactaatttactttaataattattattcgttaaatagaatattttagattatatacatagttacaaaacgataatatgttaaaataaattagaaaaaaaatatagctgCATTGCAATTTATACAAGGTGgttaacattttgaataaaatatagtaattaatgaatatgtatataatatgtatttaaaatgtatggtaTCCACCCACTATTGTgctgaacataaaatataaaaccatatttGAACATCGTACCAATGCgaacaaatataaactaataatttattttcatgttaGATTTAGCCATTGgagatacatattaaatattataatacaccgatatgtcataatttaataaaaaatattggtctCATAAAAACCAATGAAATACATTTCGCATTAATCTTGCGAACTTATACTAAGAATTATTGGaaactaaatacatataatatacacacacacacatatatatatatcataataatcaaaagttataaattaaacgttccaataaaatgaattattttcagaattataaagaaaacggtaaatcttatatttatatacacgtatatgaTACGCAGTTATGAGTTTTGATTAATGTTCACCTCTGAACGTTCAGCACTTTTGTACTACCTACCACGATGGTAAGGTATTgcgtttgatattattaaaggtattattataatttggatgctttcatttatattcgttattagcgagtaaatttatatttcactctttttttttttatttttacttttcgcTTACCTTATTAAATAACTGTGGTATTTATGTCTAGAgatattttccaacagtttttaataaattattaattccgtaacgtttttcattaactctttgaattttattacttagaaAGCGTATatagagaatataataaaatatgataaataaatggaTGATCTTTGTCccataatatacagttttcTACCAGATAGAAGAAAAATGCGACAAAAAACCTCTGTAATAGCTCAATAGTTATAACAACATAAAGCTTCTTAAACGGCGCTGGAGATACTCACGTATTTCGTTGAAGTAAAATGGAAATTCGCCAGGTACGGAGCAGTTGAGACGAGACTTCAGGTACGATGTCCACCGGTTTTTGAGCTGTTGCGGTCCACCGCGATCGTTTTTACACACTCTCGCTACCCGAGAAAATAcgttctgaaaaataaataaataaaattgtatttcataataatatacatccaGTCAAAACAAATCATcgacaataatatgttttgtaccTAAGACGGCactaaaattagataatttcaTGAGGTAAAAGACTAGGTAACCAcgtatgacaaaaaaaaaagcaatgaTTTATTAGGTCTGTTATACACTTTATTACGCGGTCGAATTAATGAGCAACAATCCCCAGAGACTGTCTCTGTGCTCCCTCGTTGGCAGCcattttgtcattaaaaaggtaaaaataaaaaaatggaagtggacatgattaaaaaaaaaaaaaggaaaaaaatatacgcacATAAATGTAAGAGAAAAGatggttaaaaaaaaggaaataatatgttaaaacaaataactacaataatatatttacatcggTATAAAGACGagaaaaaagtgtaaaaaaagGTAGcta
The DNA window shown above is from Aphis gossypii isolate Hap1 chromosome 2, ASM2018417v2, whole genome shotgun sequence and carries:
- the LOC114132681 gene encoding semaphorin-1A isoform X1, which gives rise to MKGALFVAGLLLIIAQWWVPASAGWQENVRPKISAVRMSEHSRIFSGNNTHTDYFKTLLRDGNNILIGARNAVYNISLADLSENQRLEWHSTDADYKMCLVKGKDEDNCQNYIRVLAKISAGRILVCGTNSYKPLCREYVIEPGKYVLSKESPGQAVCPYDPKHNSTYAYVDGNLFSATVADFSSMDPIIYKEQLQTEQYDSLSLNAPHFVHSFAHGDFVYFFFRETAVEYINCGKNVFSRVARVCKNDRGGPQQLKNRWTSYLKSRLNCSVPGEFPFYFNEIQSSTDLVQGVYGTKQHFMMYGVFTTPVNSITGSAVCAFSLSDVLDSFEGEFKEQNYMNANWLPVPGSKVPDPRPGQCANDSRTLPDLTLNFIKSHSLMDEAVRSFYQQPIIVRTSVNYRFTVIAVDPQVKAIDGKTYDVLFIGTDSGKVLKAINAASADTNEKVSPVVIEELYEFGGPGTTTAVRNIKLEDKRLLVITDRQVVSLPLDRCQNALIVTCGECIGLQDPYCAFDKVYKKCRSMREVPTSRWPEFIQNIQTGLHHECPSASNSRKDSSIGFASNAQSGAIGKSIEDVGDTINLSQDDQAPPFGANNDDVRVDERQDGSYTMETVLTAVFAACLAALLTGFLAGYACARRCTKSEDDNLPYPDTEYEYFEQRHNMNARRLGEPKLLPQEEVTYAEPVLIPPNKVIHGSPKATLRHAPMPPMGFTQFQPNGAQDSYYSQQQNIRDHFGTLRSQREHKNEGNNYHHRDGFGTTRSVKKVYL
- the LOC114132681 gene encoding semaphorin-1A isoform X2, with product MCLVKGKDEDNCQNYIRVLAKISAGRILVCGTNSYKPLCREYVIEPGKYVLSKESPGQAVCPYDPKHNSTYAYVDGNLFSATVADFSSMDPIIYKEQLQTEQYDSLSLNAPHFVHSFAHGDFVYFFFRETAVEYINCGKNVFSRVARVCKNDRGGPQQLKNRWTSYLKSRLNCSVPGEFPFYFNEIQSSTDLVQGVYGTKQHFMMYGVFTTPVNSITGSAVCAFSLSDVLDSFEGEFKEQNYMNANWLPVPGSKVPDPRPGQCANDSRTLPDLTLNFIKSHSLMDEAVRSFYQQPIIVRTSVNYRFTVIAVDPQVKAIDGKTYDVLFIGTDSGKVLKAINAASADTNEKVSPVVIEELYEFGGPGTTTAVRNIKLEDKRLLVITDRQVVSLPLDRCQNALIVTCGECIGLQDPYCAFDKVYKKCRSMREVPTSRWPEFIQNIQTGLHHECPSASNSRKDSSIGFASNAQSGAIGKSIEDVGDTINLSQDDQAPPFGANNDDVRVDERQDGSYTMETVLTAVFAACLAALLTGFLAGYACARRCTKSEDDNLPYPDTEYEYFEQRHNMNARRLGEPKLLPQEEVTYAEPVLIPPNKVIHGSPKATLRHAPMPPMGFTQFQPNGAQDSYYSQQQNIRDHFGTLRSQREHKNEGNNYHHRDGFGTTRSVKKVYL